One Thermomonas paludicola genomic window, CGCTGGTGGCGCAGGGCGACGATGCCGCGCGGGCGGCTTTTCGCAGCGAGTTCCTGGACGGCAACCGGGCGGCGTTCGGTGCGGAGGTACTGGCAGACGGCAATTACACCTTCGAACGCCTGGGTTACCTGCTGGCCGATCTGCACGACCCGCAGGCGCTGGGCATCCATCTGCCCGACGACCAGCCGGGCGCGTTGCGCGCGCTGTTGGAGGTGTTTGAATCCTGCCGCCTCAACATCGCCTCGCTGCATTCCTCGCGCACGCCGGCGGGCGAGGTGCATTTCCGGCTGGGGTTCGACCGTGGCGTCGCCCCTGAACGACTTGCGTTGGCGGCAGCCGAGTTGCAGCGCAGGGGCATCGGCCGGGTGTTGCCGGGCTGAACGGTGGCGATTGGCGGCTGAACGGTTGCCCGCAGTCGCGAAACATGACGCTCATCAACAACTGGATTTCAGGCTTGCAGTACCGTTAACTCTAGGGTTCTTCCCTGTAGGCCAGATCATGACGTTCCGTTCCCCCGCGGAATCCCCCGACATCCCGACGCAGCCGGCGTTCGGTCCGCTGCTTGATGCCCTGCAGAGGCACATGCTGGATCGTGCTGCCCCGGCTCTGGACAGCGCGTTGGCCGATGTGGACGACTATTTGTTCGATCGCAGCCAGACCGGCGAAGAAAGCCTGGGCCTGATGGCGCTGCGCGACATGCGCCGCGCACGCAGCGAGATTTCGCGCAGTTTCCGGCAATCGGTGGTGGACAGGTTCCGCAGCCTGCGCGACCGCCGCCTGCACGAGCAAGGCGACCTTGCGGGCGGCCCGGGGCTCAGCCTGTTGTCCGAACAGGCGCTGGAAGAACAGTTGGCGGTCGAGCAGGTGGCGTCGTCGGTGCTGCGCGCGCACGCGTCGGCGTTCGAAGTGGCCAGCAAGCGCTTTTGCGTCGTTGTCGGCGTTGCCCACCTGGATGGCCGGGAAAATCCGCTCAACCCGGTGTTCCTGGCGTCGTCGCTTGGCCGTGCGATGGGGCAGCTGGAGATGGATGCCGAGCTGCGGATCGTGGTGTTCAAGTTTTTTGAGCGCGAGCTGGTCAGCGCGCTGGGCGACATCTACGAGCGCTGCAATACCTTGATGGCCACTGCCGGCGTGCTGCCGGAACTGCGCGCCACGCAGCGTGCGCAGTCGACCCATGGCCATCGCGGCCACGCGCCGCAAAAGTCGATGGAGCAGGAGCAGCAGAGGGATCCGGGGTCCGCCGGGGATGCGTCCCACCAGGGCCGCGGCCCGGACAGCGCGCCGATGCAGATCAACGCGGCGGACCAGGCCATGTTCGCCAACATGCTGGGCATGCTGCAGGGGTGGCGCAGCGCCATGGGAATGGCTGCGCCAGCAGGCGCCGCCCCCGCCGGGCCGACGCTGGGAACCGGCGACCTGATGTCGATTTTGTCGCTGATGCAGCAGGACGCTACCTCGGCGTTCATGCCGGCTGCCGCCGGCGAGCAGCAATCGCTGGCCGGGCAGCTGCGCCAGCAAATGGCGCAAAGTGCGCGCAAGCTGGGCGTGGCGGGCGACAACCTGAACCTCGACGGGTTGGACGGCGATGCCGTGGACCTGGTCGCGCTGTTGTTCGACGTGCTGCTGGATGGCCCGCAGTACGACACCCGGATCCGCCAGAAAATCGGACGCATGCTGGTGCCCTTCGTGAAGGTGGCGGTCAAGGACCGGCGCATGTTCATGTACAAGGAGCACCCGGCGCGGCGGCTGCTGAACACCGTGGCTGAAGCCTGCGAGGGAAACCGTGGCGAGGCGCCGCAGGAGCGCGAGCTGCTCACCCAGGTGGACCAGACAATCGACCGCCTGGTGTCTGAATTCAACGAAGACGTGGCGATCTTCGAAACGCTGGAGCAGGAGCTGCGCGCCTATATGGCACAGCATCGCAAGCGCTTCGAGCTCGCAGAAAAACGCAGCACCGAAGCCCAGCGTGGCCGGGAACGGCTGGAACAGGCGCGTGCGTCGGTGCAGGCCGATCTGGGCTGGCATCGCGCCGATCGCACGCTGCCGCCGGTCATCGACGAATTCCTCAACAAGCACGCGATGCACCACCTGGTGCAGATCGCCCTGCGTGATGGCAAGGGCTCGCCGCGCTATGACAGCGCGATGCGCGCGGTGGACGACCTGCTGGCTGCCAACGACCGGGCCATGGAGCGCAAGCCGCCTGACCTGGGCAAACCCCTGCCTGAGGCCGAGTTGCTGGCGATGCTGGCCAGTGCCGGTTGCATTGGCGATGCCGGCGAAGCGGCGCTGGAAGCACTGAATGATGCGCTGTCGCGTCTGGCGGAGGGTGAGCCGGCATTGGCTGTCGATGCGCGCATGCCCGCCGAAGCGATCATGCCGGAGCCGGCACCGCCACTGCAGGAGCCGCTGCTGGAGGCGGTGGGCGGAACGGCTGGCATGGACTTCGATGCGGCGATGCTGGCGCGCATTCGCACCCTGCAGGTTGGCCACTGGATCCAGCTGCAAGCGGGTGATGGGCATTTCGCGCCGGCCAAGGTGTCGTGGATCAGCCCGATTTCCTCGCGCCTGCTGCTGGTCAACCGGCGCGGCATTCGCGTGCTGGTGGCCTCGGTGCAAGAGCTGGCGGTGATGGCGAAGCTGGGCAAGGTGCTGGTGCGCGAGGGAACGACTGCGTTCGAGGATGCCATGCATCAGGTTGCCGGACGCCTGCAAAGCGTGGCCACGCGGCCCTGAGCCGCTTTCCCCGGCTTGCCGAAGGCGGCGCCGCGGGCTAGCCTGCCGGCATGAACGCGTCTGTCCGATTAGTGATCCACGGGGCCTCCGGGCGCATGGGCCAAGCCCTGCAGCGGCTGTGCAGTGAAGAAGCCACCGGCTGCGAGGTGGTGGCGGCGGTTTCGCACAGCGTTGGCAATCGCGTCATCGACGGCGTCCCGCAATTTGCAGGCGCCGAGTTGGCAGGCGTGCCGGACTTCGACGTGGCCGTGGATTTCAGCCTGCCCGAGGGGTTCGACGCCATTCTTGCGCTGTGCGTCCAGCGCGGCGCGGCGCTGGTGTCTGGCACCACCGGCCTGAGCGATATGCAGCGGGCACGGCTGGATGAAGCGGCGACTGCCATCCCGCTGGTCTGGGCCAGCAACTTCAGTCTTGGCGTGGCGGTGTTGCACGACCTGGTGGGGCGTGCGGCGACGTTGCTGCAGGGATGGGACTGCGACATCGTCGAGTCGCACCATGCACGCAAGCTGGATGCGCCTTCGGGCACCGCGCTGACGCTGGGCGCCGCTGCGCAGGCGGGCGGGGCGGCGCCGCATTACGCGTCGATCCGCGCCGGCGACATCGTCGGCGAGCATGTCGTGCAGTTTGCCGCCGCCGGTGAGCGCATCGAATTGATCCATCGCGCCAGCAACCGCGATGTCTTCGCGCGCGGTGCCCTGCATGCGGCGACGCGCCTGCGCGCGCGCGCGCCGGGACGCTATCGCGTGGCGGATCTGCTCTGAGCGCTGGCATCAGGGCAGACACGCCGGTACAATTCTCGCTCGCCTGAACCCCCCCCAGCTCCGAACCGGTATCTCCGCTTCGGCGCTTTCTTGCAACCTGACGCAAGGCGATGCACTTGAATACTCCTGCAATCCTCGCGCTTGAAGACGGCACGGTCTTCGAGGGCGTTTCCGTGGGTGCCCCCGGCTTGTCGGTGGGCGAGGTCGTGTTCAACACGGCCATGACCGGTTATCAGGAAATCCTGACCGACCCGTCCTATGCCAGGCAGCTGGTGACGCTGACCTATCCGCATATCGGCAATACCGGCTGCACCGACCAGGACGACGAGGCCAGCCAGGCCTGGGCCGCCGGCCTGATCGTGCGTGAAGTGCCGCGTCGCCCCAGCAATTGGCGCAGCCAGGTCTCGCTGCAGGATTGGCTGCTGGCGCGCGGAATCCAGGCCATTGCCGGCATCGACACCCGCAAGCTGACCCGCATCCTGCGCGAGCGCGGCGCGCAGAACGCCGCGCTGCTGGCCGCCGCCAGCCATGACCAAGCGTTGGACGCCGAGCACGCCATCGAGGCGGCGCGCAAATTTCCGGGCCTGACCAACATGGATCTGGCCAAGGTGGTAAGCACCAGCGCGCCGTATCGCTGGAGCGAAGGCCAGCTCGACCTCGACCGCAACGTGTTCGCGCATGCCGAGCCGAGGTTCAAGGTCGTTGCCTACGATTTCGGCGCCAAGCGCAACATCCTGCGCATGCTGGCCGAGCGCGGCTGCGACGTGCACGTGGTGCCGGCGCAGACGCCTGCGTCCGAAGTGCTGGCGATGCGGCCGGACGGGGTGTTCCTGTCCAACGGCCCCGGCGATCCGGCGCCCTGCGATTACGCGATCGAGGCGGTCCGCGCATTCCTCCAGGCGAAGATTCCGCTGTATGGCATCTGCCTGGGCCACCAGTTGCTGGGCCTGGCGATTGGCGCGCGCACCATGAAGATGGCGCACGGCCATCATGGCGCCAATCACCCGGTACAGGACCTCGATAGCGGGCGTGTGCTGATCACCTCGCAGAATCACGGGTTTTGCATCGACGAAGCCACGCTGCCGGCCAACGCGCGGGTCACCCACCGCTCACTGTTCGATGGCAGCAACCAGGGCATCGAACTGACCGACGCGCCTGCGTTCAGCTTCCAGGGGCATCCGGAAGCCAGCCCCGGTCCACAGGATGTCTCGCCGCTGTTCGACAAGTTCGTTGCGTCGATGGAGAACAACAACAATGCCTAAGCGCACCGACCTCGGCACCATTTTGATCATCGGCGCCGGCCCGATCGTCATCGGCCAGGCCTGCGAATTCGATTACTCCGGCGCGCAAGCCTGCAAGGCGTTGCGCGAAGAGGGCTATCGCGTCGTCCTGGTGAACAGCAATCCCGCCACGATCATGACCGACCCGGACATGGCCGACGCGGTCTACATCGAGCCGATCAACTGGCAGACGGTCGAGAAGATCATCGCCAAGGAAAAGCCCGACGCCATCCTTCCCACCATGGGCGGGCAGACGGCGCTGAACTGCGCGCTGGACCTGGCCGACAACGGCGTGCTGGAAAAGTACGGCGTCGAGCTGATCGGCGCGCGTCGCGAAGCCATCCGCATGGCCGAAGATCGCGAGCTGTTCAAGCAGGCAATGTCCGAGATCGGGCTGGACAGCCCGAAGTCCGAAGTCGCGCGCAGCTATGAAGACGCCGTGGCGATCCAGGCGGATGTGGGTTTTCCCACCATCATTCGCCCCAGTTTCACCCTGGGCGGCAGCGGCGGCGGCATCGCCTACAACCGCGAGGAATTCGAGGAGATCGTCAAGCGCGGGCTGGAGCTGTCGCCAACCGGCGAGGTGCTGATCGAGGAATCGGTGCTTGGCTGGAAGGAATTCGAGATGGAGGTCGTCCGCGATACGGCGGACAACTGCATCATCGTGTGCAGCATCGAGAACTTCGACGCGATGGGCGTGCACACCGGCGACTCGATCACCGTGGCGCCCGCGCAGACCCTCACCGACAAGGAATACCAGCGCCTGCGCGATGCCTCCATCGCGGTGCTGCGCAAGATCGGGGTGGACACCGGCGGTTCCAACGTGCAGTTCGGCATCAATGCCCACGACGGCCGCGTGGTGGTCATCGAAATGAACCCGCGCGTGTCGCGTTCGTCGGCGCTGGCGTCCAAGGCGACCGGCTTCCCCATCGCCAAGGTCGCCGCCAAGCTGGCGGTGGGCTATACGCTGGACGAGCTGAAGAACGAGATCACCGGCGGGCTGACCCCGGCATCGTTCGAGCCGGCGATTGACTACGTGGTCACCAAGATCCCACGTTTCGCCTTCGAGAAATTCCCCGCGGCCGACGCGCGCCTGACCACCCAGATGAAATCGGTGGGCGAGGTGATGGCGATTGGCCGCTGCTTCCAGGAATCCCTGCAGAAGGCGCTGCGCGGCCTCGAAATCGGCAAGATCGGACTGGATCCCACCGGGTTGGACCTGACCCGCGAGGACGATCTGGTGGTGCTGCGCCGGGAGCTGAAAGAGCCGGGCCCGGAGCGCATCTTCCACATCGCCGACGCGTTCCGCGCCGGCATGAGCGTGGAGGACGTGCATGCGCTGTCGTTTGTCGATCCGTGGTTCCTGGATCAGATCGAAGAGTTGGTGGATGCCGAAGTGGACGTGATCCATCGCGGCCTGGACGGGCTGGACGCACGCCGCCTGCGCGCGCTCAAGCGCAAGGGGTTCTCCGATGCGCGCATCGCGCAGCTGGCCGGCACCAACGAAACCGCGGTGCGCGCCCTGCGCAAGGCGTTCGGCGTGCGCCCGGTGTACAAGCGCGTGGACAGCTGCGCCGGCGAGTTCGCCACCGGCACCGCCTACCTGTACTCGACCTACGAGGACGAGTGCGAGGCCGCGCCCAGCGACCGCAGGAAAATCATGGTGCTCGGCGGCGGCCCCAACCGCATCGGCCAGGGCATCGAGTTCGACTACTGCTGCGTGCACGCGGCGCTGGCACTGCGCGAAGACGGGTACGAGACCATCATGGTCAACTGCAACCCGGAAACCGTGTCCACCGACTACGACACCTCCGACCGCCTGTACTTCGAGCCGCTGACGCTGGAAGACGTGCTGGAAATCGTCGAGCTGGAAAAACCCGTCGGCGTGATCGTGCAGTACGGCGGGCAGACCCCGCTGAAGCTGGCCAAGGCGCTGGAAGCGAACGGCGTGCCGATCATCGGCACGTCGCCGGACTCCATCGATCTGGCCGAAGATCGCGAGCGTTTCCAGAAACTGGTGGAACAACTTGGCTTGAAGCAGCCGCCGAACCGCACCGTGCGCAGTGCCGAAGAAGCGCTGGTGCGGGCGCGCGAGATTGGTTACCCGCTGGTGGTGCGCCCCAGCTACGTGTTGGGCGGCCGCGCGATGGAGGTGGTGCATGCCGATGCCGACCTGGCGCGCTACATGCGCGAAGCGGTGAAGGTGTCGCACGATTCGCCGGTGCTGCTGGATCGCTTCCTCGACAACGCGGTGGAAGTGGATATCGACGTGATCGCCGACCGCGACGGCAACGTGCTGGTGGGCGGGGTGATGGAGCACATCGAGGAAGCCGGCGTGCATTCCGGCGACTCGTCCTGCTCGCTGCCGCCGTACTCCCTGTCGGCGCGCACGCAGGAACGCCTGCGCGAGCAGGTGGTGGCGCTGGCCAAGGCGCTGCACGTAGTCGGGCTGATGAACACCCAGTTCGCGGTGCAGGTGGGCGTGGCCGAAGGCGAGGAAGCCGACACGATTTATCTGCTGGAAGTGAACCCGCGCGCCAGCCGCACCGTGCCGTTCGTGTCCAAGGCCATTGGCCGGCCGCTTGCAAAAATCGCTGCCCGTTGCATGGCCGGGATGACGCTGGCGGAGCAGGGCGCCACCGAGGAAATCGTGCCTTCGTACTACTCGGTCAAGGAGGCGGTGTTCCCGTTCGCCAAGTTCCAGAACGTCGACCCGATCCTCGGCCCGGAAATGCGTTCGACTGGCGAGGTGATGGGCGTGGGGCGCAGCTTCGAGGCCGCGTTCGCGCGCGCCGAAGAAGCGGCCAATATCCGCGCGCCGATGCCGGGCAAGGCCTTCATTTCGGTGCGCGACCCGGACAAGGTGCGGGTGCTGGCGGTGGCCAGGTACATGCTGGAGCGCGGCTTCAGCATCGTTGCCACCAGCGGCACGGCCAACTATCTCAGCGCGCACGGCGTTGCCTGCGAGCGCATCAACAAAGTGGCCGAGGGGCGCCCGCATATCGTCGATCTGATCAAGAACGGCGAGATTTGCTACATCGTCAACACCACCGAAGGGCGGCAGGCCATCGCCGATTCCTTCTCGATCCGGCGCGAGGCGCTGCAGGCACGGGTGACGTATTCCACCACCGTGGCCGGCGCCAGTGCGCTGTTGCATTCACTCGACTACCGCGGCAAGGGCGGCGTGCTCTCGCTGCAGGAACTGCACAAGGAGCTGGCATGAGCCGTGCACCCATCACGTCCAAGGGCGCGCAGCGTTTGCGCGCTGAACTGGATGAACTGAAATCCACCAAGCGGCCCGAGGTCATCGCAGCCATCGCCGAAGCGCGCGCCCACGGCGACCTGAAGGAGAACGCCGAATATCACGCCGCGCGCGAGCAGCAGGGCTTCATCGAAGGCCGCATCAAGCATCTGGAAGCAGAGCTGTCGCACGCGCAGGTCATCGATGTCGCCACCCTCTCTGCGGGTGACAAGGTGGTGTTCGGCGCAACGGTGGTGCTGGTTGACTGCGATACCGAAGAAGAGAAGACCTACCAGATCGTTGGCGACCTCGAGGCCGACATCAAGCAGGGATTGATCGCGATTTCCTCGCCGGTGGCAAGGGCGCTGATCGGCAAGCACGAAGGCGACGCCATCACCATCGAAGCACCAGGCGGCACCCGCGAGTACGAAATCCTCTCGGTTCGCTATCTGGGCTGAGCCT contains:
- a CDS encoding DUF1631 family protein, with product MTFRSPAESPDIPTQPAFGPLLDALQRHMLDRAAPALDSALADVDDYLFDRSQTGEESLGLMALRDMRRARSEISRSFRQSVVDRFRSLRDRRLHEQGDLAGGPGLSLLSEQALEEQLAVEQVASSVLRAHASAFEVASKRFCVVVGVAHLDGRENPLNPVFLASSLGRAMGQLEMDAELRIVVFKFFERELVSALGDIYERCNTLMATAGVLPELRATQRAQSTHGHRGHAPQKSMEQEQQRDPGSAGDASHQGRGPDSAPMQINAADQAMFANMLGMLQGWRSAMGMAAPAGAAPAGPTLGTGDLMSILSLMQQDATSAFMPAAAGEQQSLAGQLRQQMAQSARKLGVAGDNLNLDGLDGDAVDLVALLFDVLLDGPQYDTRIRQKIGRMLVPFVKVAVKDRRMFMYKEHPARRLLNTVAEACEGNRGEAPQERELLTQVDQTIDRLVSEFNEDVAIFETLEQELRAYMAQHRKRFELAEKRSTEAQRGRERLEQARASVQADLGWHRADRTLPPVIDEFLNKHAMHHLVQIALRDGKGSPRYDSAMRAVDDLLAANDRAMERKPPDLGKPLPEAELLAMLASAGCIGDAGEAALEALNDALSRLAEGEPALAVDARMPAEAIMPEPAPPLQEPLLEAVGGTAGMDFDAAMLARIRTLQVGHWIQLQAGDGHFAPAKVSWISPISSRLLLVNRRGIRVLVASVQELAVMAKLGKVLVREGTTAFEDAMHQVAGRLQSVATRP
- a CDS encoding 4-hydroxy-tetrahydrodipicolinate reductase yields the protein MGQALQRLCSEEATGCEVVAAVSHSVGNRVIDGVPQFAGAELAGVPDFDVAVDFSLPEGFDAILALCVQRGAALVSGTTGLSDMQRARLDEAATAIPLVWASNFSLGVAVLHDLVGRAATLLQGWDCDIVESHHARKLDAPSGTALTLGAAAQAGGAAPHYASIRAGDIVGEHVVQFAAAGERIELIHRASNRDVFARGALHAATRLRARAPGRYRVADLL
- the carA gene encoding glutamine-hydrolyzing carbamoyl-phosphate synthase small subunit, which produces MNTPAILALEDGTVFEGVSVGAPGLSVGEVVFNTAMTGYQEILTDPSYARQLVTLTYPHIGNTGCTDQDDEASQAWAAGLIVREVPRRPSNWRSQVSLQDWLLARGIQAIAGIDTRKLTRILRERGAQNAALLAAASHDQALDAEHAIEAARKFPGLTNMDLAKVVSTSAPYRWSEGQLDLDRNVFAHAEPRFKVVAYDFGAKRNILRMLAERGCDVHVVPAQTPASEVLAMRPDGVFLSNGPGDPAPCDYAIEAVRAFLQAKIPLYGICLGHQLLGLAIGARTMKMAHGHHGANHPVQDLDSGRVLITSQNHGFCIDEATLPANARVTHRSLFDGSNQGIELTDAPAFSFQGHPEASPGPQDVSPLFDKFVASMENNNNA
- the carB gene encoding carbamoyl-phosphate synthase large subunit, with product MPKRTDLGTILIIGAGPIVIGQACEFDYSGAQACKALREEGYRVVLVNSNPATIMTDPDMADAVYIEPINWQTVEKIIAKEKPDAILPTMGGQTALNCALDLADNGVLEKYGVELIGARREAIRMAEDRELFKQAMSEIGLDSPKSEVARSYEDAVAIQADVGFPTIIRPSFTLGGSGGGIAYNREEFEEIVKRGLELSPTGEVLIEESVLGWKEFEMEVVRDTADNCIIVCSIENFDAMGVHTGDSITVAPAQTLTDKEYQRLRDASIAVLRKIGVDTGGSNVQFGINAHDGRVVVIEMNPRVSRSSALASKATGFPIAKVAAKLAVGYTLDELKNEITGGLTPASFEPAIDYVVTKIPRFAFEKFPAADARLTTQMKSVGEVMAIGRCFQESLQKALRGLEIGKIGLDPTGLDLTREDDLVVLRRELKEPGPERIFHIADAFRAGMSVEDVHALSFVDPWFLDQIEELVDAEVDVIHRGLDGLDARRLRALKRKGFSDARIAQLAGTNETAVRALRKAFGVRPVYKRVDSCAGEFATGTAYLYSTYEDECEAAPSDRRKIMVLGGGPNRIGQGIEFDYCCVHAALALREDGYETIMVNCNPETVSTDYDTSDRLYFEPLTLEDVLEIVELEKPVGVIVQYGGQTPLKLAKALEANGVPIIGTSPDSIDLAEDRERFQKLVEQLGLKQPPNRTVRSAEEALVRAREIGYPLVVRPSYVLGGRAMEVVHADADLARYMREAVKVSHDSPVLLDRFLDNAVEVDIDVIADRDGNVLVGGVMEHIEEAGVHSGDSSCSLPPYSLSARTQERLREQVVALAKALHVVGLMNTQFAVQVGVAEGEEADTIYLLEVNPRASRTVPFVSKAIGRPLAKIAARCMAGMTLAEQGATEEIVPSYYSVKEAVFPFAKFQNVDPILGPEMRSTGEVMGVGRSFEAAFARAEEAANIRAPMPGKAFISVRDPDKVRVLAVARYMLERGFSIVATSGTANYLSAHGVACERINKVAEGRPHIVDLIKNGEICYIVNTTEGRQAIADSFSIRREALQARVTYSTTVAGASALLHSLDYRGKGGVLSLQELHKELA
- the greA gene encoding transcription elongation factor GreA, producing MSRAPITSKGAQRLRAELDELKSTKRPEVIAAIAEARAHGDLKENAEYHAAREQQGFIEGRIKHLEAELSHAQVIDVATLSAGDKVVFGATVVLVDCDTEEEKTYQIVGDLEADIKQGLIAISSPVARALIGKHEGDAITIEAPGGTREYEILSVRYLG